A window of Phragmites australis chromosome 2, lpPhrAust1.1, whole genome shotgun sequence genomic DNA:
ACTCTTCCAAAGCTAAATCGTTACAGATATGCACTTACAAACTCGTGACTAAATGTAGCAGGAAATTTGcagaaaaacaaaatgaaaatgaaaatataAGTGGTAATAAACTTACAGACCAGAAAAGACGACAGCCTGTATAACATGGCCAGAAAAGACTACATAAAATCTTTTATAGCTAATAAACAATGCTACTACAGTCCCATCCAGGCTTAAATCAACCAAAAACTGAGAAATCGCTATCTGAAACTACATTGCGGAAGGTGCCGGCAGGTCAAATCTTCAAAGTAACATTAGCCGAATACATAGCAAACTTCAGTTGAGTATCAGCATTCATACATCCATTAAATTATGTCCCAAGTAGTAAACTACACTGCTCCATCATCTCCAAAAAGTAATCCCTGAAGTAGTGGCACAGATTGTTATTTATGTTTCGATGTGAATAAAGCAGTACAGGTTATGCAAGAAAAACATACTCAACTAGCATATATATTCTCAGTTGAATGAAGACTTATAGTAATATTTACGATTTTCTGGTGCTAAATATTTTCTATCCTTGAAAGATAGCTGAAATAAATTTATCAAATGTACTATATATGAAGTTGGTGTAAGATTGCAGCCTATCATCTTTTCTATTTTGGTGGAAGAAAAATAGATAATTAATGGCATTGATAAAAACTAAGAATACTATTCTCATGAGTAGTATTTGTCAGGTTCTACTTGGATTAACAATCAGTAGAGTGAGTGCTGCATCCATATGGCCTAGTCCCTAGAACTGTTGATATCAGACAGTATAAATGGTACCACTAAGTGCAAGACAAAAATTAGTCACTTGTGGAACATAATATTGGATCATGTCGACCGCTGTGAAATGGTATCAGCAGTCACTACAAATGTTGACGCAAGCAGTCACTACGAATGTCGAGGCAGATTTGAGTCTACAAGATTACTTGTGTTAGCTCTCTCAGGAATCAGTACCGCGTTTCATGGTCATTTGAACTGTCCATTCAGCATTATTTGGAAAAGATACTTATCCTACCAGCTGAAGGGTATTTCAAAACGACAAAATTCACGAAATTAAACAGCAGCTAAAAAATGGTAGCTGAAGCTAAAAATATGTAGTATCCAAACATGGACGGTAAGGCAATCACGGGCTACCAAGATGCTAAAAAGAGAAGACTGAAAAATTGCCCAGAGCAGTATCTTACATGTGTAGCAAACTGTTTTTTTAGAGGGTAGCAAACTGCATCTTGATAACTCTAGAGACTACAGGTTTAGGAACTAAGAGCTCTTTTTCTAAGCAAGCAGACTGCACCGACAACGTGGTGTTAATGAGAAACTACAGCAGTATGGCTAATTGTTTAAGCTACAATAGCCAAGTTTCAGCTCCATCGACAACAAAAATTCTAACAAAGGCTACAAGAACTGAGTCATCAAAATCCGGTGTCAGAGcaaaatcatcatcatagaGCAGGGCTAACACAAAATCTCTCTCTACTGACCACCAAATCAGAAAGTATTCCAAATCTAGCTCACAGACACTAAGCTAAAACTTTGTGGAGGTCCTAAACTAACCATAAAACAGTCCAATTATGTCCTTGAACAACCAAGAACCCTCCAAGAAGCAGATCACCTCATGTGCGCAATAAGAGTGTAAGGCCATGGTCACCTGATCAAGAACCGGTGAACGCGGAGGAACTCGATCTTGCGCCCGCAGAGCGAATCAAAGCCGGCGCAGCAATGCCCTTTGACCCTACAAGCAGACCGCTGTAGAGGATCTCCGGCGTCCTGTCGACCGCAGCTGCGCCAAGCTCCAGCTGCTTCAGATGGAAGTCGCCGTTGAGGTTTTTGCCTTGTGTGGTGGAGAGGGTGACGGGCCGACGGCTTGAAAAGATGGATCAGCAGTGGCGGAGAAGATCCTGATAGCAGCGCAACGCCCCAATCCGATCGGCCTTCGCAGCACCGCCCGCTGCTAGTGCTAGGTCATCAGCCTCGTGTGACTGTGTGAGGATTGGGCGATGACCCAAACGTGAACCCATGGGTTCACCCGCAAAAACAGAACCCATTCCAACCCCCACCCAACCCGCTTTCCCTGTAAACCCAACCCAATCCAATAGCTATGCAAACCCGCTCCCACCCATCCAAAGCAAACCCAACCCAGAAAACCCGTTTCAGCCCAACCCATTAGCAGGCCTAAGCGGAATGAAATCAGGACAGCATTTAAAAGGAGTATGAATGTTCAATGCCAATAAGCAAAGTGCTTATCTTTCCTTTGATATTTTATAACATAATACAATGTGGTATTCAAATTGATGCAACGTTAATTCATACTGGTACAACACATATGATTTATGTTTCGTGACACATCATAGTTTGTTATTGCTATGATATGGATACCATGTACAAACTGACTAGCTTAACACAAGTTTCGCTGTTCAGAGCATCTGAGCCATTTAAAACGTCAAAAATACTTTATTACGCTCTTTAGAGCATCTGAACCATTTAAAATGTCAAAAATATGTCTGGTAAACGAGAAAGGTAAACCAAGACATGCATTGGCAAAATAATTGGTCCTTTTTGAAAATTGAACCTTAAATGGGCAAAACTTAAGTAAATGAAAAGATGATACCTTTACATTTGGAGAACAAAAAGTGAAAAGGAAAATCTATCTAGTACTATAAAATAGTGAATTTGGGGATCACAGAGATAAAGAAAACTTATAACTCATATTTATCTCAAAAAAATGCTAGATCGATACACAAGATTGCAGCATTCGATCAGTAGGACTTGAATACATGTGAGTTAAAATCAAAGCATCAAGCTAACCTCCTCACACAAGCTCTCCCAATCACATTACTATTGAAATGAAACTAATGATCAGTTGTGACAGAAAGGAACCTCTAAGATGACGAAGCTATGGCCCCcgacaaggcttcaccgctctCTTGCTTTTTCTTGTCATCACCTTCATTCTGTTCTCCTGCAACATTGATGTTGTCGTTGTTGGATTCAACAACCTGCGCCTCCTCAACATTCGCTCCATCAGCTGATTCCTCTTTTTCTGCTTCCCTCTTGCGACCCAGCACTGCCTCAATAGCAGCTCGGCTGGCCCTGGCAGCAGCTTCTTCCTTGGCCTTTGCCTCagccttcttcctctcctcttcttctttagCAAGAGCCTCTGCTCTGGCCTTCGCTTCAGCTGCACATGCAGCTGCCTCCGCTTTCTCCCTGTCGACATCGTCATACAACTTTGCCATGTCCCCATTTCTCCCCTCCTTCTCTAGGGCTCCCTCCAGAAGTGCTTTCAATTCATCACTAAACACAACACTCTCATCCAGCAGGATACCCTTGGCCATCTTGATCGCATCATCCAACCTTGCAGCATCAACGTATGCCCCCAACAGCAACTCATAGCTAGCAATGTTTGGCTTAACCTCCTTTTCAGGCATCATATCAAAGAAACCCTGTGCCTCATCAAGCCTATCAACCTTCACCAAGCCACCCATAACTTTGTTAAATGCATTTGCATTGGGCCTCAGGCCAGCTTCAAACATCTTATTGAAGTAACCAACCGCGACGTCCACCCTATCAACCTTGAAGCAGGACTCGATGAGCAAGACATAAGAGTACTCGTCAGGGTTTACACCACGCTCGCCCATCTCCTTGTACAACCCTTCTGCATCCCCAACAAGTTCATTCTTCCCCAACCAGTCAATCAGATTATTGTACGAGAGTGCATCCGGCGCACACCTCTTCTCAGCCATTTTCCCAAACACCTCAATTGCATCATGGAACCTCTCAGCGTGGCAGTACGCATTGACCATCACATTAAAGCTCCCCAGGTTTACAGCAATCCTCCTGGGCGGGTCATGCTCCCTGCACATTCTATGGAACAGCTGGAGTGTATCCTCCAACCTCCCGTTCCTACCAAGTGCATCAAGcaccatgttgtaactcgaTGCGCCAAACCTTACCTTGGAACCCTCCCCAAGCACCTCCGCGTAGCAGTCCATGGCCTCCTTCTCCATACCCTTGAGGAAGTACCCTTTCATTAGGTTCCCGTACACCACGCCGTCAAGAATCGGGCCTCCACCAAGCTTCTCCTTCAGCTCTTCATACAGTGAGACCACCTTGTCACCGTCCTCGGCGTTGACAAACCCACCCATGATGAAGGCATAGACCTGGGGATCAGGCGCGACGAGACCGCGCTCGAGCATGCCATCCTTGAGCTCGAGGGCCTGGTCGAGCTTGCCGTTCTCCGCGAGGGAACGCGCAAGGATGCGGTAGGTGGTGGGGGATGGCAGCACGGGGGAGTCGTCCTTGAGGAGGAGGCGGAAGTGCTCGAGCGCGGTGTCGGGGCGGCGGCAGTCGCAGTAGGCCTGGAGGAGGAGGTTGTAGGTGGCGACGGTAGGCGCGACGGAGGCCTGGGTGACGAACCGGTGCAGCGAGAGGAGATCGGCGTAGCGCGCCTGGCGGAGCAGAGCGGCGAGGACGGCGTTGCAGGTGAAGACGGTGGGGCGGCAGTTGGAGTAGATGGAGTGGCGCGTCAGGAGCGCCGCCTCGTCGAGGTCGTTCTCGCGGACGAGCGCGAGGATGCGGCGGTGGAGGTCTAGGCGCTTCCCCGAGAGCACCGACGCGGGCTCCGGGACCTTGGGGGCGTTGGGGTTGGAGGTGGACGGGCGGGGCGCCCCCGGGGAGCGTTGCGGCGCCGGTCCCCGGGAGAGCGGGGGCTCCACGCGGAGGCGGCgcttgcggcggcggcgctcggcggcggcggcggcggcgggggtcTGCTCGAGGtcggtgggggtgggggtggcgAGGCAGAGAAGACGGACGTGGGAGCGGAGGCGGAGAGGTAGAGGGAGGAGGCGGGAGAGTAGGGGCTTGGAGAGCGACATGGCGGCGACAGGGCAGAGAGGATCAGAGGAGGAGGGTTTAGCTAGGGATTTGGGGGATATTTTTCGGGTGGGGAAATGGCCGGTTGGGAGAGGAACAGAAGCGAGCGATGAAGACGGGAGCGTGGGCCGCGCTGGATTGCAGGATGGGGTAGGTGATTCTACTGTTTGCTACGTACATAGGCTATTTCTCGAGGGGCCAGGCAAGTCAGGATGGGCTAGGTTAGTCTGTTGTTTGTTACTGagatttgagtttttttttttttaaagttcatCCCACGCATATGCTTGGGAGGCTCCCAACTCTACCATGTATATGAGTGGGGGCCTCCTAAACACCACAGCTTCATCAATTTATTAATAAACTAAAAGTCTATTAGACACAGCTTCAGCTCAGAGGTTTATATTAGATCTGGGGTTTGTATGttaaaataaagtaatttaaatttttattttaatttaaaataaaaactagACAACTTAACTAAATACCTTCCATCTACCTACAGTTTCGGATTAAAATTTCTAGCTAGATTTGATCAACTTCAAATGTAGCCTAACTCTATAAAACAGCTGAATAGCCCTTTCCTCCTAGTTCATTTTAGTAAAACAGCTGAATAGGTATTTCACCAACTCTACTTTCATATGACCTGGTGGAGTTGAGAGGTAGTTACCCGCATTATCATTAAGTAATTACCCCTCCGCGCCGTCACCCTTCCCCGGCTCAACACGTCTGGCGATTTTGCCCTAGCCCGCCAGCCAtcagccgcctcctcccgccgctTCTCGCTCCGCTTGTTTCCGCCGCCAGTTCCGCTTAGTCGGAGGAATGCGTGTCCAGTCTAGTGGAGAGGGAGCGGGAGCATATGCCGAGGGCGGACTATGGCGAGAGACTGCGCGACGGCAGCGTTGTCCTCTGCGTCCGTCGAGAGGCTACCTGTTGGATTTGGAAGGTGGGTTCCTAACTGTCTGAGGGCACATGCTGAGGGTGGACTTCGGCGAGAGGCTGCACGGCGGCGTCCTCTGCTTCTGTCGAGAGGCGATCGATTGGATTTGGAGGGTGGGTTCCTGATTGATCTGAGGGCCTGAGGTATGGCTGCACCGGGGGAAAAGGAAACATGTTTGCGTCATTTGTTTTGGCGATTGTAGCAACGCATTCCGTTCCCATGATTATTAGCCCTGTTCATTTAGAAAGCTGCATCTTTTCTTCGTTTAGTTTTTATATCTCCGCAGGTTTACTCGTACTACAGTTTTGGTCCTCTTACTGCCTATTTGGCTGTGAACTACCTTAATCGTTTCCTTTCACAGTATGAGCTGACGGTAAGAATTCCAAGATCATATTTTTAGTTACCTCAAGAAGTTGCCAATGCTATCAGTATCAGTAATTTTTTTATCCATCAACCCTTAGTGTCAATGCCATTTTCAGGAAGGCAAGGATTGGATGACACAATTGTTCTCGGTGGCGTGTCTTTCTATTGCCACCAAGATGGAGGAAACTACTGTCCCACAATCTCTGGACCTTTAGGTAAGCAAGCTGACGATCATAGGGGCTGCAATGCACAAACACCCTTCTTATTCATCTGATCTTTTTCTTGAGGAAAACAAGAAATTTTAATGTTTTgagctttttccttttttttccttggtGGATCGGCTGGCCTTTTTGACTTGTTGGAGCCCAGGCCCATGCGGTGATGTATATAGGACCTGAGACTCGGTTCAGCCGCGGTTTACGATGGGAAAAGGAAAGAGggcagagaagagagaggcggTGACGGTCGGGTTATGGGATGCTGAAGGGTGTCGCTGTGCATATATGTAGGCTGGTTCTTCCTTCTCTGTAGCCAGATTTTGGAAATCCTCTTCATTCTTCTACTTTTCTCACTGGTTTTCTCTTTCGATGTTGGGAATTGCCTCTTGAGCTAGAGTTGAGTGGAGCTCGGTCTTTGGTTTAGTGATTAGGAGTTGCAAGGGATCGGGTGAAGAAGCCCTTGTGTTGGTGGTTGTCAATGTTGTGTGTGCCGAGGCTCGCCTGTATGCGTCGACGCGGTGTGGTGAGGCTTCGTATCTCGGTCTTACTTCTCGCCAGCGGCAATTGGCGGGTGATTGGATTTATGGGACAACAGTTATATAGTCGTGTCTTGTCTCGATCATTTGTGCATTTCAGTAAGTCACTTTGTGAGTTTTCCTCTCTTTCTGTTCTGGACAACACTATTACATACTCTAGTTGCTTAATGATGAATTGATATTCTGATACTAGACAAGTTACTAAGTACAATAGTTAGACCTGAGATTCTCTAGTTCTATGATACGTGTGATAGCCTCTAATGATTTAGTTTAGTGGCTCTCACTTATCTGAATTTGTGTTTCGAGACACATTTCTAGAGTTGATTGTCCAGTGGGTTATTTGTTATAGTTCCAATGATTAGTTTGTGTGTTGTTGTTAGTTCAGAGATAGCTTACCAAAATTGATTCTGGATAATGAAGTTGATTCATCTTGTTTGCCATAGTCAATACTTGCTTTGaatcttgctatccttttgttTATCTCCGATTTGGTACAATAGCATTGTTCCT
This region includes:
- the LOC133906249 gene encoding pentatricopeptide repeat-containing protein At3g49240, mitochondrial-like; amino-acid sequence: MSLSKPLLSRLLPLPLRLRSHVRLLCLATPTPTDLEQTPAAAAAAERRRRKRRLRVEPPLSRGPAPQRSPGAPRPSTSNPNAPKVPEPASVLSGKRLDLHRRILALVRENDLDEAALLTRHSIYSNCRPTVFTCNAVLAALLRQARYADLLSLHRFVTQASVAPTVATYNLLLQAYCDCRRPDTALEHFRLLLKDDSPVLPSPTTYRILARSLAENGKLDQALELKDGMLERGLVAPDPQVYAFIMGGFVNAEDGDKVVSLYEELKEKLGGGPILDGVVYGNLMKGYFLKGMEKEAMDCYAEVLGEGSKVRFGASSYNMVLDALGRNGRLEDTLQLFHRMCREHDPPRRIAVNLGSFNVMVNAYCHAERFHDAIEVFGKMAEKRCAPDALSYNNLIDWLGKNELVGDAEGLYKEMGERGVNPDEYSYVLLIESCFKVDRVDVAVGYFNKMFEAGLRPNANAFNKVMGGLVKVDRLDEAQGFFDMMPEKEVKPNIASYELLLGAYVDAARLDDAIKMAKGILLDESVVFSDELKALLEGALEKEGRNGDMAKLYDDVDREKAEAAACAAEAKARAEALAKEEEERKKAEAKAKEEAAARASRAAIEAVLGRKREAEKEESADGANVEEAQVVESNNDNINVAGEQNEGDDKKKQESGEALSGAIASSS